A window of Sandaracinaceae bacterium contains these coding sequences:
- a CDS encoding four helix bundle protein: VWLRSMKPIWEQVAKHDRNLARQMRDSAASVVGNLAEGEKRVGGHERERFGTAYGSAGETRVWLLSAAALGYVSDEAVEGPADWADKARATMWKLMHRS; encoded by the coding sequence CGTTTGGCTGCGCTCGATGAAGCCGATCTGGGAACAGGTGGCGAAGCACGACAGGAACCTGGCTCGGCAGATGCGCGACAGCGCGGCGAGCGTGGTGGGGAACCTGGCCGAGGGTGAGAAGCGGGTCGGCGGGCACGAGCGCGAGCGGTTCGGGACGGCCTACGGCTCGGCGGGCGAGACTCGCGTGTGGCTGCTCTCCGCAGCCGCGCTCGGATACGTGAGCGACGAGGCGGTCGAAGGGCCGGCCGATTGGGCGGACAAGGCGCGCGCGACGATGTGGAAGTTGATGCATCGGAGCTGA